One genomic region from Euleptes europaea isolate rEulEur1 chromosome 6, rEulEur1.hap1, whole genome shotgun sequence encodes:
- the CSTPP1 gene encoding centriolar satellite-associated tubulin polyglutamylase complex regulator 1 isoform X2, with the protein MVLPDSSLNRLLTAKEYHCLLQLLCPDFPMELTQKAARIVLMDDAMDCLMSFSDFLFAFQVQFYYAEFLESVAAIYQELLTGKNPNTVIVPTSSSGQHRPRQTLSDCNPLDGVDASVFYQCLESLCDRSKYSCPPSAVVKEVLSSVQRLTFYGFLMALTKHHGINRALGALPDKAELLLDPLMDQELEKLTAQVSGLSISGSTISSGDTANLPSRQSPRISFPWRPLYHRRKMDTESDGSTEETDSSEN; encoded by the exons GATTGCTGACTGCCAAGGAATATCACTGCCTGTTGCAGCTGCTTTGCCCTGACTTTCCGATGGAGCTTACTCAGAAGGCAGCAAG GATTGTGCTAATGGATGATGCCATGGACTGCTTGATGTCTTTTTCAGACTTCCTGTTTGCTTTCCAGGTCCAGTTTTACTACGCTG AGTTCCTTGAAAGTGTGGCCGCCATCTATCAAGAGCTCCTGACTGGCAAAAATCCAAACACTGTCATTGTGCCTACGTCATCTTCTGGGCAGCATCGTCCACGCCAGACTCTAAGTGACTGCAACCCACTCGATGGGGTGGATGCATCTGTATTTTATCAGTGCCTTGAGTCTCTGTGTGACAGGTCGAAGTACAG CTGCCCCCCATCTGCTGTTGTCAAAGAAGTTCTGAGCAGTGTGCAGAGACTGACCTTCTATGGATTCCTGATGGCTCTTACGAAGCATCATGGGATCAACAGAGCCCTTG GTGCTCTTCCAGATAAAGCAGAACTCCTACTTGACCCACTTATGGACCAAGAACTAGAGAAACT CACAGCCCAAGTCTCTGGGCTGTCCATTTCCGGTTCTACCATCTCCAGTGGGGATACTGCAAATCTGCCTTCCCGCCAGTCGCCGAGGATCAGTTTCCCTTGGAGGCCCCTCTACCACCGCCGGAAGATGGACACTGAAAGCGATGGCTCCACAGAAGAGACAGATTCTTCTGAGAATTAA